The genomic DNA TATCTGCATTATTCAAGGTTGTCTTGCGCGTGATCTCTAACCACTTGGTATCCATATGGACGCCGCAATCTTGTGGCACTAAATAAGGTGGGATCGGTAGGCCCTCTACATGATAGACCCCAGGTACGCCACCAGCTTTACGATCCGGATAAGTTTCACCTGACAGCCCTTCGTAATCGAAATGAGTGGCTTTCGTTGGCATGATCATGCGAAATCCTATTACTGGCAGTTCGGGTAATCCTTCTTTGCCATGATAGTGCATGTTCACGTGTAGATCCCCTTGTTCATTGACACGATACGTCATATCGACGGTCGTTTGTGGAGTTGTGTTGACAGCCAATGTGAAAGTGATTTCGACTGTATTCGCATACTCTTGATTGCTATAACGATTATTGACTGGTGCGATCGGCAGTTCGATGGCTTGGTCGTTTATTGCAACATGGATTGCTTCCACTTTTAGATACAACCCTGCACCAAGCCACATACTTGAGCGATACCCAAAGCCATTTCCTCGATCATTATCTGTCAATGCTCGCCAAAAAGTTGGTTGCGTTTCACGATAAAGCCATTCTTTCCCATTTTTTTTGAGTGATTCCAAACCACCTCTGGTGTAAGAGAAAATATAATGTTTTTCTTCTGTTTTGATCCCTAAGGTGCAGTCGCCATAAATGATTCTCAGTTTAGGAGCTGTATTTGCCATAATAGTATCTTACCTCCTGTAATGCTGGTTTTTCTTGTCCATTTGCAAAAACGATGCCATTTCCCGAAAACTCATAATCACTTGGACGATCATCAAAATCGCCGCCGTAACGCATGACTTTTCGATTTGTCACTGGATCAAGTACCTCAAGTGCCTGATCTTTAAAATCCCAAATATATCCGCCTTGATACATCTCATATTTGTCTAACAGTGCCATATAAGAACCTAATCCACCTAAAGAATTCCCCATATCGTGCATGTATTCGCACAAGATATATGGTTTATCTGCTTGATTCTCTAGATATTCAGCGACTGCCGTAGGTGTTGCGTACATACTACTTTTCATGTCC from Enterococcus mundtii includes the following:
- a CDS encoding beta-galactosidase small subunit; translation: MANTAPKLRIIYGDCTLGIKTEEKHYIFSYTRGGLESLKKNGKEWLYRETQPTFWRALTDNDRGNGFGYRSSMWLGAGLYLKVEAIHVAINDQAIELPIAPVNNRYSNQEYANTVEITFTLAVNTTPQTTVDMTYRVNEQGDLHVNMHYHGKEGLPELPVIGFRMIMPTKATHFDYEGLSGETYPDRKAGGVPGVYHVEGLPIPPYLVPQDCGVHMDTKWLEITRKTTLNNADKSQEEFSLRFEQKDSPFAFAALPFKAEELEQATHIEELPPERRTVVTMLAKVRGVGGIDSWGADVEEAYHISGEEDHAFSFIIK